In Mucilaginibacter celer, one DNA window encodes the following:
- a CDS encoding MFS transporter produces the protein MREGKVGNYRWVVVTLLFFATTINYLDRQVIGLLKPTLEKEFSWTETDYSYIVMAFATAYAAGLLLFGNFIDKIGTKLGYTISLIVWSLAAMLHAAVTSTFGFGAIRAVLGLGESGNFPAAIKVVAEWFPKKERALATGIFNSGANIGAVVAPIMVPWLLGAYNWQMAFIVTGAIGFVWLIFWWFCYEIPSRHSKIQEAEYEYIHSDAEQVASTSENESKVKWISLFGIRQTWTFIIGKLLTDPIWWFFLFWLPSYFSSTFNLDFKKPSLPLILVYTATSIGSIGGGYLSSYFIKKGWPVFKARKTAMFIFALCVLPIILAMYATNVWQAVALIGLAAAAHQAWSANIFTTASDMFPKKALSSVVGIGGMAGSVGGILFPLLVGNILEFYKKAGHITVGYNIIFIICGCAYLLAWIIMHLLSPKMKPVNL, from the coding sequence ATGAGAGAAGGAAAAGTTGGTAACTACAGATGGGTTGTAGTTACCCTGTTATTTTTTGCAACCACAATCAATTATCTCGACAGACAGGTTATCGGCCTACTTAAGCCAACACTTGAAAAGGAGTTTAGCTGGACTGAAACAGATTATAGTTATATTGTGATGGCGTTTGCAACAGCGTATGCTGCTGGCCTGCTGCTGTTTGGTAATTTTATTGATAAAATTGGTACCAAGCTGGGCTATACCATATCGCTTATTGTTTGGAGCTTAGCGGCTATGCTGCATGCCGCAGTTACCAGTACTTTTGGCTTTGGTGCCATCCGCGCCGTGTTGGGTCTTGGCGAATCTGGAAACTTTCCGGCAGCTATAAAGGTAGTTGCCGAGTGGTTTCCAAAAAAGGAAAGGGCGCTTGCAACAGGCATTTTTAACTCCGGAGCAAATATTGGGGCCGTGGTAGCGCCAATAATGGTACCCTGGCTGCTTGGAGCTTATAATTGGCAAATGGCCTTTATAGTTACCGGCGCCATTGGCTTTGTATGGCTAATATTTTGGTGGTTTTGCTATGAAATTCCCTCCAGGCATTCCAAAATACAAGAGGCCGAATATGAATATATACATAGTGATGCCGAACAGGTTGCTTCGACAAGCGAAAATGAAAGCAAGGTAAAATGGATCAGTCTTTTTGGAATCAGGCAAACGTGGACTTTTATTATTGGTAAATTGCTTACCGATCCTATCTGGTGGTTTTTTCTGTTTTGGCTGCCTTCTTACTTTTCAAGTACCTTTAATCTTGATTTTAAAAAGCCAAGCCTGCCGCTCATTTTAGTTTATACTGCCACATCAATTGGCAGTATCGGGGGCGGTTATTTGTCCTCATATTTTATTAAAAAAGGCTGGCCGGTATTTAAAGCCCGTAAAACAGCTATGTTTATATTCGCATTATGCGTGCTGCCCATAATTTTAGCCATGTATGCCACTAATGTATGGCAGGCTGTGGCTTTGATTGGTTTGGCAGCAGCTGCTCACCAGGCCTGGAGTGCCAATATTTTTACTACCGCATCGGATATGTTTCCTAAAAAAGCTTTGAGCTCGGTAGTGGGAATTGGAGGGATGGCCGGTTCTGTAGGAGGTATATTATTTCCACTACTGGTTGGAAATATATTGGAATTTTACAAAAAGGCAGGGCATATCACCGTAGGTTATAATATTATTTTCATTATCTGTGGTTGCGCATATTTATTGGCCTGGATTATAATGCATCTTTTATCACCAAAAATGAAACCGGTTAATCTTTAA
- a CDS encoding peroxiredoxin family protein encodes MKKILLLALCNCLILGAMAQGLPDNAKYILPDGKVVTANKLDSVEKAWGNRGFMMSHDDKHPDEIHITPMTDEFLKEAAAKKANLEKMLNQPAPDFSLTDISGKKWSMAALKGKTVVLNFWFTTCVPCIEEMPKLNEIKKQYSAAGVVFLAMGRDDSAAIKTFLKAHPFEYALIPKTTEIARAYHVSNYPTSMVIDAKGIIRFLQLGGNDIGKSLPAAIEAAQKS; translated from the coding sequence ATGAAAAAAATTCTTTTACTTGCTTTATGCAACTGTTTAATATTAGGCGCTATGGCCCAGGGCCTGCCCGATAATGCTAAATACATTTTGCCAGATGGTAAGGTGGTAACTGCTAATAAACTCGACAGTGTTGAAAAAGCCTGGGGGAACCGTGGTTTTATGATGAGTCATGACGATAAACATCCTGATGAAATCCACATTACGCCCATGACGGATGAGTTTTTAAAAGAGGCTGCCGCAAAGAAAGCCAATCTCGAAAAAATGCTTAACCAGCCAGCCCCCGATTTTAGCCTTACTGATATCAGTGGCAAAAAATGGTCGATGGCGGCGCTTAAAGGCAAAACTGTAGTACTTAATTTTTGGTTTACTACCTGCGTGCCCTGCATTGAAGAGATGCCAAAGCTAAACGAAATTAAAAAGCAATACAGCGCAGCCGGTGTTGTTTTCCTGGCAATGGGGCGTGATGACAGCGCGGCTATAAAAACATTTTTAAAAGCCCATCCGTTTGAGTATGCACTGATTCCTAAAACAACCGAGATTGCCAGGGCTTATCATGTATCAAACTACCCTACCTCGATGGTAATTGATGCTAAGGGGATTATCCGCTTTTTGCAGTTAGGTGGAAATGATATTGGCAAATCATTACCGGCGGCTATTGAGGCGGCTCAGAAATCGTAG
- a CDS encoding sensor histidine kinase has translation MKKRLVFIFIAAASTAFGIILFQVYWVYNSYKTGERNFKNTATNALVRSIETYQLQQNELPTSLKYKVPTLTFFRRTIPNRDAIALDSSKVLKRFNAEFLTVAIDKNNLQVVKAMVARLLSQQLHKPLNLDTLTHVFKGELKKENINIPFKLVILRNQLKIPPGEIAAVVNFYKSPVVVKAEVNSNSLLLAQNVMPALVSLVLILLSAGSLFYMGVVIKRQMQLDGIKNDFINNITHELRTPITILKSSNEAMAQFGAAADPEKLERYLKINTAVLDKLESNVDRVLEITGYEQGVKPANLQSVNLCLLITRVIERFNLYDSTIKLQYDIQSDHLVTDAFIIDTILSNLIDNAIKYGGAEVEIRIDVTALANGWQLQVADTGPGISAAHLPYIFDKFYRIQSGDLHDVKGYGLGLSYVKQLVNTLAGTIAVASKLNKGTTFTIQFPLNG, from the coding sequence GTGAAAAAGAGACTTGTATTTATTTTTATAGCGGCGGCATCAACGGCATTCGGTATTATCCTGTTCCAGGTGTACTGGGTTTATAATTCGTATAAAACCGGCGAACGTAACTTTAAAAATACGGCTACCAATGCCTTGGTACGCAGCATTGAAACGTATCAGTTACAACAAAACGAATTACCCACCTCGTTAAAATACAAAGTGCCCACCTTAACATTTTTTAGGCGAACAATACCTAATCGCGATGCAATAGCCCTCGATTCATCAAAGGTACTCAAGAGGTTTAATGCCGAGTTTTTAACTGTAGCAATAGATAAAAATAATTTACAAGTAGTGAAAGCAATGGTAGCGCGTCTGTTGTCGCAGCAACTACATAAACCACTTAACCTGGATACTTTAACCCATGTTTTTAAAGGCGAGCTGAAAAAAGAAAATATCAATATTCCTTTTAAGCTGGTCATTCTCCGTAATCAGCTTAAAATACCTCCCGGCGAAATTGCCGCAGTTGTTAATTTCTATAAGTCGCCGGTAGTTGTTAAAGCAGAGGTAAATAGCAATAGCCTGTTGCTGGCCCAAAATGTTATGCCTGCCCTGGTTTCGCTGGTGCTCATCCTGCTTTCGGCTGGGAGCCTGTTTTATATGGGTGTTGTTATTAAACGGCAGATGCAACTGGATGGTATCAAAAATGATTTCATCAACAACATTACCCACGAGTTGCGTACACCTATAACCATCCTCAAGTCATCAAACGAAGCGATGGCCCAGTTTGGCGCCGCTGCCGATCCGGAGAAACTTGAGCGGTACCTTAAAATAAACACGGCAGTTTTAGATAAGCTTGAAAGTAATGTAGATAGGGTGCTTGAAATTACCGGCTACGAACAGGGCGTGAAACCGGCAAACCTGCAAAGCGTAAACCTTTGCCTGTTGATAACGCGGGTTATTGAGCGTTTTAATTTGTACGATAGTACGATAAAATTGCAATATGATATTCAAAGCGATCACCTGGTAACTGATGCCTTTATAATTGATACCATATTGAGTAACCTTATTGATAACGCCATCAAGTACGGAGGTGCAGAGGTAGAGATCCGAATCGACGTAACCGCGCTTGCCAACGGCTGGCAATTGCAGGTTGCTGATACCGGCCCTGGCATATCAGCTGCGCATTTGCCGTATATATTTGACAAGTTTTACCGTATCCAAAGCGGCGACCTGCATGATGTAAAAGGGTATGGCCTCGGGCTAAGTTATGTTAAACAACTGGTTAATACATTAGCCGGAACTATCGCCGTAGCCAGCAAGTTAAACAAAGGCACCACGTTCACCATTCAATTCCCGCTTAATGGATAA
- a CDS encoding MBL fold metallo-hydrolase, which yields MNSRLGTKYFQVSQRVWGTKLLFVNIYMIANRPGAAKGWVLVDTGLKGSANKIITMAENLFGPGTRPAAIVLTHGHADHAGGLDELLKIWNNVPVYAHAMELPYLTGLSSYPPADPSLKDGLMSVLSAFFPLTPFNFGSRIKAIDMEQGIPELPEWRVVHTPGHSPGHISLFLPVNSTLIVGDAFSTTKAESAIYSFGSIKKLTGPPRYLTSDWEAAAEAVRKLAALHPRTVGPGHGPVMRGREFQDDLRELADYFEEIAIPAVGRYVGHPATADEMGVKFIPPRVSSGLLKATVGVAAALTAFFVIRGLQNKL from the coding sequence ATGAACAGCAGGCTCGGTACAAAATATTTCCAGGTATCACAGAGGGTATGGGGAACCAAACTCTTATTTGTAAACATTTATATGATAGCCAACCGCCCCGGTGCAGCAAAAGGCTGGGTGTTGGTTGATACAGGTTTAAAAGGTTCGGCCAATAAAATCATTACAATGGCCGAAAATTTGTTTGGCCCCGGCACACGCCCTGCAGCCATTGTACTTACCCACGGGCATGCCGACCATGCAGGCGGCCTTGACGAGCTTTTAAAAATATGGAATAACGTTCCGGTTTATGCGCATGCTATGGAATTACCTTATTTAACCGGCTTGTCATCCTATCCGCCCGCCGATCCGTCATTAAAAGATGGCTTAATGAGTGTGTTATCGGCATTTTTTCCGCTTACTCCCTTTAATTTTGGCAGCAGGATAAAGGCTATTGATATGGAGCAGGGCATCCCCGAACTGCCGGAGTGGAGAGTTGTACATACGCCCGGTCATTCGCCGGGCCATATTTCGTTGTTTTTGCCGGTAAACTCAACCCTGATAGTTGGCGATGCGTTTTCAACCACCAAAGCCGAATCGGCCATTTATTCATTCGGCTCTATCAAAAAGCTCACCGGCCCGCCAAGATACCTTACAAGTGATTGGGAGGCAGCTGCCGAAGCGGTACGTAAACTGGCGGCATTACACCCGCGTACAGTTGGCCCTGGCCACGGCCCGGTGATGCGTGGGCGGGAGTTTCAGGATGACCTGCGCGAGCTTGCCGATTATTTTGAGGAGATAGCCATACCTGCCGTTGGGCGTTATGTAGGGCATCCGGCTACAGCAGATGAAATGGGGGTGAAGTTTATTCCGCCGCGTGTAAGCAGCGGTTTGCTGAAGGCAACGGTGGGAGTGGCGGCGGCTTTAACGGCGTTTTTTGTTATAAGAGGGCTACAGAATAAGTTATAA